A region from the Oncorhynchus keta strain PuntledgeMale-10-30-2019 chromosome 5, Oket_V2, whole genome shotgun sequence genome encodes:
- the LOC118384192 gene encoding nucleosome-remodeling factor subunit BPTF-like isoform X1 translates to MRGKRGRPPKTLRMQEPSSEPERGLRPRRELRAKGRGSAEVDFESPKRGNNSSSRGRRKVGSSRGRGRGRGCGGRGTRGRRSIARSVVYDDHESEEDDDAVSLRSEEDELIEEETITDEEEEALNEESDPLEEILEEDDDDASYCTESSFRSQSTHGSTPGRKRMRVHCPRSPIFEEKEIPPLELPRTSEDLMVPSEELLNVSSIYEVLRNFSTVLRLSPFRFEDFCAALVGQEQCTLMAETHTALLKAILREEDTSNTTFGPADLKDSVNSTLYFIDGMTWPEVVHAYCESDQEYHHVLPYQEVEDYPYGPLDSKIKVLQFLVDQFLTTNIAREELMSEGVVQYDDHCRVCHRLGDLLCCETCSAVYHLECVKPPLVEVPEDEWQCEICVAHKVPGVTDCVTEMQKSKPYIRQEPIGYDRHRRQYWFLNRRIIVEEDGEHDKKKIWYYSTKVQLGELIECLDKEYWENDLCAVLEEMREEVHTHMDITEDLTNKARGNNKTFLTAANDEILERVQGRQERRESEQAKKATTDTTKIEEETPTHCSQLPDHRELQDSESKEEASSQEDKPVDSESHGEEDPSAQCQPTPPPPHPGDENSNSSHVSAPGVLRRPEEPNLADRSSQSSITSQDDTVEGKEIRNGEGSASGWTNNRIVTRLRNPESKLSQQKTQGDGSPTPRDSKETSPASSESEVARLGTVRKDLTVKGILNNFFKLGQEGKFRVYHNQFSTNTLGLNKHQHREDHDKRRHLSHKFSLTPAGDFKWNGSIHGSKVLTISTLRLTIIQLETNVPAPFLHPNWASHRTNWIKAVQMCSKAREFALALAIMECAIKPVVMLPVWKDALGHTRLHRMTSMEREEKEKGKKREKKLEDEETMQQATWVKYTIPIKHQVWKQKGEEYRVTGYGGWSWVSKTHVHRFVPRLPGNTNVNYRKALEAAKTGKENATSCPNKRKCLLKAPTSSETQAKEESTPITEEKDQEETSTMESSGSTLPGEGQTLKEKEENNITDVEEKKDDQVEEKTEDKMDVDPSPPDTCLSEEKGIVDSKCPSSLTDPAVKEEPGEEEEPKQEDSEAKPPVRPFNWDVVNVSEGFQLRTAYKKKVKTSKLDGLLERRVKQFTLEEKQRLERLKQQSALAKHTVSKEKVNTGTPTTIKASTADKLAVTPCTSLKAEGQADSVVKDTIVKRLDFDQEQPVKSQPSGETDNLDVRLGSTCKPQAAGATGPNLNTTGLANHESSVQGHVGDALSQTELNGGSQKSIDLNNKVNLTSLEPALGAAKPPRAEVTIAGENGRKHGYEETEQGNGQREIESKPHLVQVNGKDAVDTKAPVDSKMHLNLANKVDTKVMLQTLEGEIKTLPVREPVKSIMNGTLSQDGLKVNNTVLATSPASADVERRVVVSEPDYLPPQKVARLENNGDRVADSVTSSLLGLPTGVPTVSNSTKSEPMEIGQTASNKITPFPIPTAEESSLSNNTTVNSSSSTGVLKTITQVTTTTTTTMSTESRTVQIAEVSSSTKPAVTPAAESSAVSTLTTMTKTTVTRVCSPTLGATVSEETKTVVTAMLIDAKSGPSGSSVTSMTVSKEYSTRDRVRLLKFSRSKKTRSGTALPSYRKFVTKSSKKSIFVLPNDDLKKLARRGGIREVPIFNYNAKPALDIWPYPSPRPTFGITWRYRLQTVKSLAGVSLMLRLLWACLRWDDMAVKPSPAVGTTRTESSETAITTTEIIKRRDVGPHGIRSEYCIRKIICPIGVTEAPKETPTPQRKGLRSSALRPKKPEPAKQTGPIILETWVAEEELEIWEIRAFSERVEREKAQAADQAKVSRTLKTAEEAKAQLEAQLKHQRLAAQQKRLEQQKPGATTSTPTSTPTTSASGTPASLTSQVTPGTKLVLATKLGTPVTFQQNKNFHQSFASWVKQGQGSPVSTCSRATVANSMVTTSGQTFQISASPVTMAGQVITAKLPIPANSKIVTVNMPTTQGGMVQVQQNVLGIIPSSTPGNQRTYSSFQNRNATINIRPNTSTSTTTQPVIATGAQIRPGMTVIRSPLQQGTTMGKTIIRTPLMMQQGILPASQQQVVTQIIRGQPVSTAVSSASPVQTSAGQRMLGAAPSPHPVTPAPGQSPSPSTPQGGRPQQGQVKLTLAQLTQLTQGTQGGNQGLTVVIQGQGQTTGQLQVIPQGVTVIPGPGQQLMQAAMPNGQVQRFLFTPGASAPTPATTASAAVTPVTAPTTTPSVPALSQPPVQAPATSQALAPPVQPPQQAIAPVQPPQQAIAPVQPPQQAIAPVQPPQQAIAPVQPPQQAIAPVQPPQQAIAPVQPPQQAIDPVQPPQQAIAPVQPPQQAIAPIQPPQQAIAPVQPPQQAIAPVQPLQQAIAPVQPPQQAIAPVQPPQQAIAPVQPPQQAIAPVQPPQQPIAPVQPPALAPAPPPVSTHQTQPPQTQVHIPLQSRTALPIQQIAQIPTSPQQVHMKTLSVSPSITQATVRPIQAHAQLQPQVTAQIRPQQQLQLHHQHQLITVPGLQQQVQVLGTIQTHVAAQLQAQQGGAVPQQIKLQLPIQIQQAGGQMQAHQIQNVVTIQTASVQDHLQRIQQLREQQQKKKQQEAKREQSLQASSPSDIIQKQVVMKQNAVIENLKQRKTMTPAEREENQRIIVCNQVMKFILDKIDKDEKQAAKKRKKEESVEQKRSKQNATKLSALLFKHKEQLKAEILKKRALLDKELQLEVQEELRRDISRLRKEKEKAQAAASQAAAAAAAAQVVSSLSPTMASLSSTHKRKRDDERDSSSAKPKKKKMMISTTSKDHKKEVKLYCVCKTPYDEAKFYIGCDLCSNWFHGACVGITEKEAKKMDDYVCNGCKQGQDSQDSEGTREELYCICRTPYDETQFYIGCDRCQNWYHGRCVGILQSEATHIDEYVCPQCQSTEDAMTVLTPLTDKDQEGLRRILRSLQAHKMAWPFLEPVDPNDAPDYYGVIKEPMDLSTMEDKLQKRYYNKLTEFVADMTKVFDNCRYYNPNDSPFFQCAEVLESFFVQKLKGFKASRSHNNKLQTSTS, encoded by the exons ATGAGGGGGAAAAGAGGCAGGCCGCCCAAAACCCTGCGGATGCAGGAGCCTTCATCCGAGCCGGAGCGTGGCTTGAGACCCAGGAGGGAGTTGAGGGCAAAGGGGAGAGGTAGTGCCGAGGTCGATTTTGAGAGTCCCAAGAGGGGAAATAACTCTTCGTCTAGGGGCAGGAGGAAAGTGGGATCATCTCGCGGTAGGGGAAGAGGCAGAGGTTGTGGTGGCAGAGGTACTAGGGGCAGACGGTCAATCGCTAGATCTGTGGTTTATGATGATCATGAAAGTGAGGAAGATGATGATGCTGTGAGTTTGAGATCTGAGGAGGACGAGTTGATAGAGGAAGAGACGATAACAGACGAGGAAGAAGAGGCCCTCAACGAGGAGTCAGACCCGCTTGAGGAAATACtcgaggaggatgatgatgatgccagCTACTGTACTGAAAGCAGCTTTCGGAGTCAGAGCACTCATGGCAGCACTCCGG gGCGGAAGAGGATGCGGGTGCACTGCCCTCGCTCGCCCATCTTTGAGGAAAAGGAGATCCCTCCTCTGGAGCTGCCCAGAACCTCTGAGGATCTCATGGTGCCCAGCGAGGAACTGCTCAACGTGTCCTCCATCTACGAGGTCCTGCGCAACTTCAGCACAGTTCTGCGGCTCTCTCCCTTCCGCTTTGAGGACTTCTGTGCTGCGCTGGTAGGCCAGGAGCAGTGCACACTGATGGCAGAGACCCACACAGCCCTACTGAAGGCCATCCTGCGTGAGGAGGACACCTCCAACACCACGTTCGGTCCTGCTGACCTCAAGGACAGCGTCAACTCCACCCTCTACTTCATTGATGGTATGACGTGGCCCGAAGTGGTCCATGCCTACTGCGAGAGCGACCAGGAGTACCACCATGTCCTGCCCTACCAGGAGGTGGAGGACTACCCCTATGGCCCTCTGGACAGTAAGATCAAGGTGCTGCAGTTCTTGGTGGATCAGTTCCTCACCACCAATATCGCCCGCGAGGAGTTGATGTCAGAGGGGGTGGTGCAGTATGATGACCACTGCAGGGTGTGCCACAGGTTGGGGGACCTGTTGTGCTGTGAGACCTGCTCTGCTGTCTACCACCTGGAGTGTGTGAAGCCGCCGCTGGTAGAGGTGCCGGAGGACGAATGGCAGTGTGAGATCTGCGTGGCACACAAGGTGCCCGGGGTCACAGACTGTGTGACAGAGATGCAGAAGAGCAAACCCTACATCCGCCAGGAGCCCATCGGCTACGACCGCCACCGGAGGCAATACTGGTTCCTAAACCGAAGGATAATTGT TGAGGAAGACGGGGAGCATGATAAGAAGAAGATCTGGTACTACAGCACAAAGGTCCAGCTGGGAGAGCTGATAGAGTGTCTAGACAAGGAGTACTGGGAAAACGACCTGTGTGCCGTCCtcgaggagatgagagaggaggtgcACACTCACATGGACATCACTGAGGACCTCACCAACAAGGCCCGCGGCAACAACAAGACCTTCCTCACGGCAGCCAACG ATGAGATCCTGGAGCGTGTGCAGGGCAGGCAGGAACGCCGAGAATCGGAGCAGGCAAAGAAGGCCACTACAGACACCACCAAGATAGAGGAAGAGACCCCCACACACTGCTCTCAACTACCAGACCACAGAGAGCTTCAAGACTCCGAGTCTAAAGAGGAGGCAAGCTCACAAG aggATAAGCCTGTAGACTCCGAGTCCCATGGAGAGGAGGACCCCTCTGCCCAGTGCCAGCCtactcccccaccaccacaccctgGAGACGAGAACAGCAACAGCAGCCACGTCTCAGCGCCTGGGGTCCTCAGGAGGCCTGAAGAGCCAAACCTCGCTGACAGGTCCTCTCAGTCCTCCATCACCAGCCAGGACGACACGG TTGAAGGCAAGGAGATTAGGAATGGTGAGGGGTCAGCGTCTGGATGGACTAACAATCGCATAGTGACTCGTCTGCGTAACCCGGAGAGTAAGCTGAGCCAGCAAAAGACCCAGGGAGATGGCAGCCCTACGCCCAGGGACAGCAAGGAG ACATCTCCTGCCAGCTCTGAGAGTGAAGTGGCTCGTCTGGGTACTGTGAGGAAAGACTTGACGGTGAAGGGCATCCTGAACAACTTCTTCAAGCTGGGCCAGGAGGGCAAGTTCCGAGTCTACCACAACCAGTTCAGCACCAACACACTGGGCCTCAACAAGCACCAGCATCGTGAGGACCACGACAAGCGCCGCCACCTCTCCCATAAATTCAGCCTAACCCCCGCCGGGGATTTCAAGTGGAACGGCTCCATCCACGGATCCAAGGTGCTGACCATCTCCACCCTGCGGCTCACCATCATCCAGCTGGAGACCAATGTCCCCGCCCCCTTCCTGCACCCAAACTGGGCCTCTCACAG GACAAACTGGATTAAAGCGGTGCAGATGTGCAGTAAGGCTCGGGAGTTTGCCTTGGCGCTGGCCATCATGGAGTGTGCCATCAAACCAGTGGTCATGCTGCCTGTCTGGAAAGATGCGCTTGGACACACCAG gCTCCATCGCATGACCTCCATGGAgcgggaggagaaagagaaggggaaaaagagagagaaaaaactggAGGACGAGGAGACTATGCAGCAGGCCACCTGGGTGAAGTACACCATCCCCATCAAACACCAG gTGTGGAAGCAGAAGGGGGAGGAGTACAGAGTAACTGGGTACGGGGGCTGGAGCTGGGTCAGTAAGACTCACGTCCATCGCTTTGTTCCCAGGCTACCAGGGAACACCAACGTCAACTACCGCAAAGCACTCGAAG CAGCTAAAACTGGCAAAGAAAATGCAACATCCTGCCCGAACAAACGAAAATGTTTGCTCAAAGCACCAACGAGCTCGGAAACCCAGGCAAAAGAGGAGTCTACTCCAATTACTGAAGAAAAAGACCAGGAGGAAACCTCCACCATGGAGTCATCTGGGAGCACTTTACCAGGAGAGGGGCAGACTCTGAAAGAGAAGGAAGAAAATAATATCACAGACGTGGAGGAGAAGAAAGATGATCAGGTGGAGGAGAAGACTGAGGACAAGATGGATGTTGACCCCAGTCCACCAGACACCTGTCTCAGTGAGGAAAAAG GTATAGTGGACAGCAAATGCCCCTCGTCACTGACTGACCCTGCTGTAAAGGAGGAGCCCGGGGAGGAAGAAGAACCTAAGCAGGAGGACTCTGAGGCCAAGCCACCTGTCCGCCCCTTCAACTGGGATGTGGTGAACGTCAGCGAGGGATTCCAGCTCCGTACGGCCTACAAGAAGAAGGTGAAGACGTCCAAGCTCGACGGGCTGCTGGAGCGCAGAGTGAAACAGTTcaccctggaggagaagcagAGGCTAGAGCGCCTCAAACAGCAGTCAGCCCTGGCCAAACACACAGTCTCCAAGGAGAAAGTTAACACAGGGACTCCCACCACCATCAAGGCTTCTACAGCAGACAAGTTAGCAGTGACACCGTGCACAAGTCTGAAAGCTGAGGGACAAGCAGATTCAGTAGTTAAAGACACAATTGTTAAAAGGCTTGACTTTGACCAGGAGCAGCCAGTGAAATCCCAGCCCTCAGGAGAGACAGATAATCTGGACGTCAGATTAGGCTCCACCTGTAAACCCCAGGCAGCAGGAGCCACAGGCCCCAACCTCAACACCACAGGGTTGGCCAACCATGAGAGCAGCGTTCAGGGACATGTTGGGGATGCGTTATCTCAAACCGAGCTGAATGGAGGCTCCCAGAAAAGCATAGACCTCAACAACAAAGTCAATTTGACATCTCTAGAACCGGCTTTAGGTGCGGCCAAACCTCCCAGAGCAGAAGTGACGATAGCAGGAGAAAACGGTAGGAAGCATGGTTATGAGGAGACAGAGCAAGGTAATGGACAGAGGGAGATAGAAAGCAAACCACATTTAGTGCAGGTGAATGGGAAAGACGCTGTTGACACCAAGGCTCCTGTAGACTCAAAGATGCACTTAAACCTGGCCAACAAAGTGGACACCAAGGTCATGCTCCAGACGTTAGAGGGTGAGATCAAAACACTGCCAGTGAGGGAACCTGTAAAATCCATTATGAACGGTACTCTCTCTCAGGACGGGTTAAAGGTCAACAACACTGTGTTAGCCACCAGCCCAGCCTCGGCGGACGTAGAGAGAAGGGTTGTGGTGTCCGAGCCTGACTATCTGCCACCTCAGAAGGTTGCCAGACTGGAGAATAATGGCGACAGGGTGGCAGACTCCGTCACGTCGTCACTGTTAGGGCTGCCCACTGGTGTTCCCACGGTAAGCAACAGCACCAAGTCTGAGCCAATGGAGATTGGGCAGACGGCATCCAATAAGATCACCCCGTTTCCTATCCCCACTGCAGAGGAGTCCAGCTTGAGTAACAACACCACAGTGAACAGCAGTAGCAGTACTGGAGTGCTGAAGACCATCACCCAAGTCACcacaaccactactaccaccatgtcAACAGAGTCTCGCACGGTGCAGATAGCCGAGGTCTCCAGCAGCACTAAGCCTGCAGTGACGCCTGCTGCAGAGAGCAGTGCTGTATCCACCCTCACCACCATGACCAAGACCACCGTCACCAGGGTGTGCTCCCCGACCCTCGGGGCCACTGTCTCCGAGGAGACCAAGACTGTTGTCACTGCAATGTTGATAGATGCCAAATCTGGCCCCTCAGGCTCTTCAGTCACCTCCATGACAGTCAGTAAGGAGTACTCCACCAGAGACCGTGTTCGGCTGCTAAAGTTCTCCCGTTCCAAGAAGACCCGCTCTGGCACGGCCCTCCCCTCCTACCGCAAGTTTGTCACCAAGAGTAGCAAGAAGAGCATCTTTGTACTGCCTAATGATGACCTGAAGAAGCTGGCGAGGAGAGGGGGTATCAGAGAGGTACCTATCTTCAACTACAACGCCAAACCAGCTCTGGACATCTGGCCCTATCCCTCCCCCAGACCCACCTTTGGAATCACGTGGAG ATACCGTCTCCAGACTGTGAAGTCTCTGGCGGGGGTCAGTCTGATGCTGCGGCTGCTCTGGGCCTGCCTGAGGTGGGATGACATGGCTGTCAAGCCCTCCCCTGCTGTAGGAACCACCCGCACAG AATCCTCGGAGACGGCGATCACCACAACAGAGATCATCAAGCGGCGAGATGTGGGGCCGCACGGCATCCGGTCTGAATACTGCATCAGGAAGATCATCTGCCCAATTGGCGTTACCGAAGCTCCCAAAG AAACTCCCACTCCCCAGAGGAAAGGCCTGCGCTCCAGTGCTCTGAGGCCAAAGAAGCCTGAGCCGGCCAAGCAGACTGGACCCATCATCTTAGAGACGTGGGTGGCCGAGGAGGAGCTGGAGATCTGGGAGATCAGAGCCTTTTCAGAAAG ggtagagagggagaaggcccAGGCTGCAGACCAGGCTAAGGTTAGTAGAACGCTGAAGACAGCAGAGGAGGCCAAGGCCCAATTGGAGGCTCAGCTAAAGCACCAGAGATTGGCTGCTCAGCAG AAACGGTTGGAGCAACAGAAGCCTGGTGCCACCACCTCCACCCCCACCAGCACCCCTACAACCTCAGCCTCTGGCACTCCGGCATCCCTGACCAGCCAGGTCACCCCGGGGACTAAACTGGTCCTGGCCACTAAGCTGGGGACACCTGTCACATTCCAGCAGAACAAGAACTTCCATCAGTCGTTTGCTTCATGGGTCAAGCAGGGCCAGGGTAGTCCAG TCTCCACTTGCTCACGGGCCACCGTGGCCAACAGCATGGTCACCACCTCTGGACAAACGTTCCAGATCTCTGCCAGCCCGGTGACCATGGCTGGCCAGGTCATCACCGCCAAGCTACCCATCCCGGCCAACAGCAAGATTGTTACGGTCAACATGCCAACCACACAAGGAG GTATGGTGCAAGTCCAGCAGAATGTCCTGGGCATAATTCCATCCAGTACCCCAGGCAACCAGCGGACCTACTCCTCATTCCAGAACCGCAACGCCACCATCAACATCAGACCCAACACCTCCACCTCAACCACCACTCAACCG GTCATTGCCACCGGAGCCCAGATCCGTCCGGGCATGACGGTGATCCGATCGCCCCTGCAGCAGGGCACCACCATGGGCAAAACCATCATCAGAACCCCCTTGATGATGCAACAAGGTATTCTACCAGCCA GCCAGCAGCAGGTGGTGACTCAGATCATACGGGGCCAACCTGTCTCCACAGCAGTCTCCAGTGCCAGCCCTGTGCAGACCAGCGCAGGCCAGAGGATGCTGGGTGCTGCCCCGTCcccccatcctgtcacccctgcCCCCGGGCAGTCCCCATCACCATCCACCCCCCAAGGCGGCCGACCACAGCAGGGCCAGGTCAAACTCACCCTGGCACAGCTCACCCAGCTAACGCAGGGGACACAG ggaGGGAACCAGGGTCTCACAGTAGTAatccagggacagggacagaccacaggCCAGCTGCAAGTCATCCCCCAGGGGGTGACAGTCATCCCAGGCCCTGGGCAGCAGCTCATGCAGGCTGCCATGCCCAACGGCCAGGTGCAGCGCTTCCTCTTCACCCCAGGGGCATCAGCTCCCACCCCCGCAACCACGGCCAGTGCTGCTGTCACCCCCGTCACAGCCCCCACAACAACACCCTCAGTGCCAG CGCTGTCTCAGCCTCCGGTTCAGGCTCCCGCCACCTCTCAAGCACTGGCACCACCAGTCCAGCCTCCTCAACAGGCTATCGCTCCTGTCCAGCCTCCTCAACAGGCTATCGCTCCTGTCCAGCCCCCTCAACAGGCTATCGCTCCTGTCCAGCCCCCTCAACAGGCTATCGCTCCTGTCCAGCCCCCTCAACAGGCTATCGCTCCTGTCCAGCCCCCTCAACAGGCTATCGCTCCTGTCCAGCCCCCTCAACAGGCTATCGATCCTGTCCAGCCCCCTCAACAGGCTATCGCTCCTGTCCAGCCCCCTCAACAGGCTATCGCTCCTATCCAGCCCCCTCAACAGGCTATCGCTCCTGTCCAGCCCCCTCAACAGGCTATCGCTCCTGTCCAGCCCCTCCAACAGGCTATCGCTCCTGTCCAGCCCCCTCAACAGGCTATCGCTCCTGTCCAGCCCCCTCAACAGGCTATCGCTCCTGTCCAGCCCCCTCAACAGGCTATCGCTCCAGTCCAGCCCCCTCAACAGCCTATCGCTCCTGTCCAGCCTCCTGCCCTCGCTCCTGCCCCCCCTCCAGTGTCCACACATCAGACTCAACCCCCTCAGACTCAAGTACACATCCCCCTCCAGTCCCGAACTGCATTACCCATCCAGCAGATAGCCCAGATCCCAACCTCTCCACAACAGGTCCATATGAAGACACTCTCGGTCTCCCCCTCTATCACCCAGGCCACAGTGAGGCCCATCCAGGCCCATGCTCAACTCCAGCCCCAGGTTACGGCTCAGATCAGGCCCCAGCAGCAGCTGCAgctccaccaccaacaccagcTGATCACAGTGCCGGGGCTGCAGCAGCAGGTCCAGGTGCTGGGCACCATCCAGACCCACGTGGCGGCCCAGCTCCAGGCCCAGCAGGGTGGGGCGGTGCCCCAGCAGATCAAGCTGCAGCTGCCTATCCAGATCCAGCAGGCAGGAGGCCAGATGCAGGCCCACCAGATCCAGAACGTGGTGACCATCCAGACAGCCAGTGTGCAGGACCACCTGCAGAGGATCCAGCagctcagagagcagcagcagaagaagaagcagcaggaGGCCAAAAGGGAGCAGAGCCTGCAGGCCTCCAGTCCCAGCGACATCATCCAGAAACAGGTGGTGATGAAGCAGAATGCTGTGATAGAAAATCTGAAACAGAGGAAGACCATGACTCCAGCAGAGCGGGAGGAGAACCAGAG AATAATCGTCTGCAACCAGGTTATGAAGTTCATCCTGGACAAGATCGACAAGGACGAGAAGCAGGCGGCtaagaagaggaagaaggaggagtCTGTGGAGCAGAAACGCAGCAAGCAGAATGCCACCAAGCTCTCGGCTCTGCTCTTCAAGCACAAAGAGCAGCTCAAGGCTGAGATCCTGAAGAAGAGGGCTCTACTGGACAAGGAGCTGCAGCTGGAGGTTCAG GAGGAGCTGAGGAGGGACATCAGCAGgctgaggaaggagaaggagaaggccCAAGCTGCAGCCTCTCAGGCAGCCGCTGCTGCAGCCGCAGCCCAGGTggtctcatccctctcccccaccatggCTTCGCTCTCCTCCACCCACAAACGCAAGAGGGACGACGAGAGGGACTCGTCCTCCGCTAAgcccaagaagaagaagatgatgaTATCCACTACCTCAAAGGATCACAAGAAGGAAGTCAAGctgtactgtgtctgtaaaaCACCCTATGACGAGGCCAA GTTCTACATTGGGTGCGACCTGTGCTCCAACTGGTTCCACGGTGCGTGTGTGGGCATCACGGAGAAGGAGGCCAAGAAGATGGACGACTACGTCTGTAATGGCTGCAAGCAGGGACAGGACTCACAGGACTCGGAGGGCACCAGGGAGGAGCTGTACTGCATCTGCCGGACGCCATATGATGAAACACA GTTTTACATTGGCTGCGACCGTTGCCAGAACTGGTACCACGGGCGCTGTGTGGGCATTCTGCAGAGCGAGGCCACCCACATAGACGAGTACGTGTGCCCGCAGTGTCAATCCACGGAGGACGCCATGACGGTCCTCACACCATTAACCGACAAGGACCAAGAGGGTTTAAGAAGAATCCTGCGCTCCTTACAG GCTCACAAAATGGCGTGGCCGTTCCTTGAACCAGTAGATCCCAACGATGCTCCTGATTATTATGGCGTTATAAAGGAACCGATGG ACCTCTCCACAATGGAAGACAAATTACAGAAACGTTATTACAACAAGCTCACTGAGTTTGTGGCGGACATGACCAAAGTCTTTGACAACTGCCGCTACTACAACCCCAACGACTCCCCCTTCTTTCAGTGTGCCGAAGTTCTCGAGTCATTCTTTGTACAGAAGCTCAAAGGTTTCAAAGCTAGCAG GTCTCATAACAACAAACTACAGACTTCGACCTCTTAG